In a genomic window of Vibrio gigantis:
- a CDS encoding 2OG-Fe(II) oxygenase: protein MNQLIDALSTQGYFVWDDFLTHEEVVALRDCIPENWKKARIGRNDEVTRESTIRSDKIQWVRRDMGQPASLFLDKMEQIRLAANQAFFLGLFEYEAHFAKYEKGDFYQKHLDCFKGNENRRLTTVFYMNDEWTEDDAGELVVYDLKDNHIATIPPKSGRLFVFLSEQFPHEVLPTNTERFSIAGWFRINGVKDNQLDIAH from the coding sequence ATGAACCAATTAATCGATGCTCTTTCTACCCAAGGCTATTTCGTTTGGGATGACTTCTTAACTCATGAAGAAGTGGTGGCATTGAGGGATTGCATTCCAGAGAACTGGAAAAAGGCTAGGATTGGCCGTAACGATGAAGTAACGCGAGAGTCTACTATACGCAGTGACAAGATTCAGTGGGTGCGCCGCGATATGGGGCAACCAGCGTCTCTGTTTTTAGATAAGATGGAACAAATTCGTTTAGCGGCCAACCAAGCGTTCTTTTTGGGGTTGTTCGAGTATGAAGCGCACTTTGCTAAATACGAAAAAGGTGACTTCTACCAGAAGCACTTAGACTGTTTCAAAGGCAACGAAAACCGTCGTCTGACCACGGTGTTTTACATGAACGACGAGTGGACAGAAGACGATGCTGGTGAACTTGTGGTTTACGATCTAAAAGACAACCACATCGCGACCATTCCACCAAAGTCAGGCCGTCTGTTTGTGTTCTTGTCCGAGCAGTTCCCACACGAGGTGCTGCCGACAAACACAGAGCGATTCAGTATTGCAGGTTGGTTCCGCATTAACGGCGTGAAAGACAACCAACTCGATATCGCACACTAA